Part of the Malaclemys terrapin pileata isolate rMalTer1 chromosome 17, rMalTer1.hap1, whole genome shotgun sequence genome, ACTCTAGTTACCCCGAAGTCTGTGCCAATTTAAATTCTAACACCGGGTAATGATGGCACCGGCACAGCTTGCCAGTTAACTGGGGGCTAAGCAGGGACCCTGCTGAGTCCCCTGGCCTCATCCACCTCGTTCTCCAGCAGCTCATCCTCTGAGAAGCTGATGTGCAAGCAGGTTTCGGTGCCCGCGGAGGAGAACGGCAAGGTGCTGTCCATGGTGCAGGCTGTGCCTGCCGGGTGTCTCGCTGGGTTCTTGCTAGCCATCTCGCCAGGTGCAGGGGCCCCTTCCGAAGGACGGTAGGTGCCAGACATGGGGGTCGCATGGCTGTTCTCGCCCCATGCCGGCCGGGCCCCCTGGTTGGGGAAGAGCTCTGTgcctggggcaggagtcctggcgTCTGACTCGAACTCCGTGCTGGTGAGCGAGCGGGTGGTGACGTTGGTGAGACTGGATGCGTTGGGGCTGGGCAGCGTCGTGGGAGCAGCGTTCTCAGGCTTGGGTTCCACCTCCAGGCTCGGGGACGTCTTGCTCGACCTCTTCCGCAGGATGGGCGGAGGGGGGTTGAGCTTGGGGATGGGCTGCTGCGACCTTGAGAGCACAGAGCAAAGAGACGTCCGTGTCTAAGCAAGTCTGCTGAGACTCTGGGCTCAGCTCAGAGATCTCAGAGGCCAGCTGCCTTCTCACAACCCTGTGGCAGCTACGTGGGTGGGGGGGACCTGCGGCACCTCCCGTCCAGCCCCCTGGTCGCTCCTGGGCCCTTGGGGACAGTGAGAGGGGGAAGCAGGCTGGGGAccgagccccagctctgggcagagACAGGGAAGCTCCAGCTGCGCCCACAGGGCCCGGTGTGAAGGAGCCAGGAATGCGCTCACCCTGTCTTCTTACTGTTCCTTTTTGGTGTAATTTGTGCTCTGCAGCCCGCAGCGCCCGGGGGGGGTCACAGCTGCCTGGCCCATGGGCAAGACTCACCTGCCTTTCTCCATTGTGGGCTGCAGGCTACTGGGGAGCGCGGCCTGGCCGAGCGGCTGTGtgcacccccccccggcctgccacGGCCACTGGCCCAGCCTCCGCGCTGAACAGACCAGCCAGCAAGTAGGGGAGGGTCCCTGCTCCTCCCGCTGCCTCACACTAAGTGCCGGTGGCTGTTAACCAGCGGGGGGGAATGGGGAGACCGACCTACCTCTCGTCCTCTGCTCTGCTGCTCGGGTCGCCTGCCTTCTGCCTGCCGCCGCCATTGAGCAGAGCCTGGTCGCTGACCTCGGAGCCCTCCACCCGCCGGTACAGACCatcctgcccctccagcaccaccaGGCGCTCGTCCCCGTCCGTGGCGACAGGGTCCCTGCCACCTTTCTCCAGACTCAGGAGGTTGAGGTAGGAGGCGCTGGTGCTCAGCAGAGCCAGCGAGCCAGGGGCCAGTGGGCTGCCCAGGACACtggctggggtggaggtggagggcaGGTTGATTTCCAGGCTGTAATGGTTCTTCAGGTTCAGAGACAGGGACTGAGCCAGGGACAGGTTCTGCAAGGATCTGTCAACTGCCAAGGCAAAGAGAAGCAGCCTGGGTGAAGTGCTCCTGGCCCCCCGCAGCGGCGCTTCCCCCAGGCCCAGCCGCGCCCCTCAGAGCCTGGTCAGGGCCCTGCGATGTTCAGAGCAGGCCCAGCaaaggcggggaggggagagagggggcttgGGGGGCCGGGCTCCTAGCAGTGAAGGCCTGGGCCTCTGCTGGCACAGCTGGGACAGCAGCCAGAACCAGTGTGAGCTGGACTCCGCGGCTCTTGGCTCGAGCTGCAGCAGGGTGATGAGAGCAGCGATGGTCCAAAGCcaacccaggccccagccccagctaggcaggcccactcccctcctccggcatggggagaggggggaagaggatggCTGCCTGGGGCCAGAGTGGGCTTTGCGTGTTTCCCCCCCGCGCTCTGCCAGTCGCCCTCTGGGGCCGGTCAGAGGCTCTATGAGCTGAGTTGTGTTGGGTCTCAGTTCGCAGCAGCCATCTGTCTGCAGCATAAGAAAACAACCCACAATCAGCTATAGGGTGTGGGGgctgcctgtcccctggctggaggacgtgcaggctgccctgccctgccctgccctgccctcgggGTCGGGATGGGGTGCGcgggcagggcagacaggggaGCTTGCTCTGCTCTGTGGATAGAGGCCAGCAGTCTCCAGAACTGCCAGCCCAGTGCCGCTCACAAGGCCCGTGGTCGTCTCAGGCCTCAGTGGAATTGGCCTTGGAACGACCCTGGGGCTAGACCCAGGATGGTGAGGCTGAGGTCTCGCGTTTGGTTCCCATCCTAAGGTCTGAGCTGACTCCCTCCGTTCCCCATCTACGAAACGAGGTCAGATCTCCAGGGCTCCTCGGGGATCAGCGTACCCATACTGCAGTGCAGGGGGGCACCTTTCATCTCCCATGTTAGCACTCCCCTGCCTGTGTCCCAGCTGAGAGCACAAAGGCTGGCTGGAGCTCGGAGCGGCCTCCCTGCCTTGCTCAGCACCTCACGAGGGATGGAAGTGGGGATTCTCCATAGCGGGCTGCCACCCCGCCTGGGACAGGGGTATTCCTGGCCtggcagggaaggaagggggttacCAGAGGCTGCCTGCAGCACCGTCCAGTCCCTCCCGAGAGCTGCAGCCCCATCTGCAGGGGCTGGAAATGGGAGCAGACATTTCCCCACCGACAAGCAGGAAATAGTCATCCAGGCCAAAGCGTCACCAGTGCCGTCGCTGCTCAGACTCCTGGGCCTAACTGGGCCCTGGCAGGGAGCCGGCAaagagccctctgccctgattggGTGCTATGCCGTGCTGCCGCAcatgctggggcagggcagagccagcGTGGCGGGGAGGGTGCTGGGTTAGAGCAATGCTTGGCTGGAGCCAGCTCGGTCCCAGCGGCGTGTGCTTCCCAGGCTGACTCAGGGGAACGCTGGGGCTTTGGGCCGGATGAGCATgtgggctggggagggctctgtGCCCGGTGCCCCCAACGAGAGCGCTGTCCTCTCCTTCACTCTCAGCATCTGCCTGTAGGAGTCGAGTTGGGTTGTTCTCAGCAGCTCCCCCTGGCTGTGGGCTGGAGAAATGTCCTGGCCTCTCAGCACCACCCCTGTGGGGCGGCTCTATAAGAACATCGCCCCCCACGCATCCCTCACCTGGCTGCCTGTGTTGCACCTTGATCTCCAGCTCCTTCAGCTGCTTCACCAGCAGAGAGACGTGCTGCAGCAGGTCGCGGTTGGTCAGCAGCAGCTGGCGCACCCGGGCCTGAGCCTCGATGCGGGCGGCTGTTTCGGCAGCCAGCTGGTCTTTCAGCAGCTGCACCTGCAGGGTCAGGAGACGCCGATACGTCACCTTCTCCTGGGGAGCGGCCAGGCCACGGCTACGCTGCCCTCAGCTCCAGGGGGGCCCGGCAACAACCCAGACCTGCACCTTGGCTCCCTTCTGTCGGAGTCTCTCTCCCAACCCGTCTGAGTCTGCAGAGTGGGAAAGTACCTGTAACTTGGCTAGGATCTTTTTTTTGCTAAACTTGCTTTTGTTCTTTCTCCTCAGgtctcccccccccactgacAGCCCCGGGTCCGGTCCCAGCCGGGtgagctctgccttcagagcagatACTCCCACTGTGCACTTCATGCAGCACGGGTCGCTCAGCTGCCAGCTTAAAAACCAGGGCCCGGTCTGCCCCCTAAATATCCCAGGGCAGGATCTTTGGAAGCAGGAGCGTGCTCTTGTCCAAAACGTCCCCCTCCCTCTGGCTGTGCCGTGAAGTAAGGCCCACCCCACAGGCGGCTGCATGTCGGGGGGCAGCATACACGGAGCTTGTAAAGCCCCTTGTGCTATAGGGACGGAGCACATCGCAGGAGATGCTTCCACGGGAACTGGCTGCTCCCCTGCAGGGAATCCCTCgtttcatctcccttccccctacaAAAGGGAGGAAATCCACAATGAAACGTGTCAGAGGGCCTGGGTTTCCAGAGGCTCCGGGGCACTTCAGCCCCACAGAGGCAGCTTCTGCAGGCTGTAGTCAGCCCCTCTGCAACACCTTGTCCCCTCCAGGCACATCCCCGCCTGCCTGGGCTAACGGTGAGATGCACATTTGCACACCAAGGCAGAcgcggctgctccagccctgtcttTCTCTGTCAGCAGCCGAAACCAGGCACACTCACTGACCCCCGCCTGGCGGCCGTGGTGTCAGGCCGAGTGGCTGCGACGGCTGGGGAACGTGCTGTGGAACAGCCACACAACGTGGAATAGAGGCACAAAGGCAGGAGACAGGACTCTTCCCTCTGAGCTAAATCTAGCTCCTCCCCCTATGGGCCACGCCAGAGCCGCTCCAGAGGAGCCTGGTCCCCACCACGTTGGTTTAGGTGAGTAGGTGCTGGAAGGTGGTCAGTGCCCGTCAAGCACTGGTTGGATTAACCAAATAACAATAGGTTTAAAAAAGAGCAGCCCCCCGGTACGGCAGCTAGCTGGCGATgatgactaaggctaagattttctcactgttatttttagtaaaagtcactgacaggtcacaggcagcaaacaaaaattaatggccCGTGACTTTTACGAAAACTTACCATACAAGCCGCGGCAGAGGTGCACAGCTGCAGCCCCCACCGCAAgccgcagggcaggggctcacggCCCTGGTGGTGGCCCCCACCGCAGGGCTATGTGGGGAACatagccccggctccagctgaagctgaagaagtcatggaggtccggTAAAGTCATGTAATCCATGACTGCCATGATCTCtaactaaatcgtagccttaattatgaccTCTGGGTTCCAGACCCACCTCTGACATGGAGTACTTTTTTTTGCTGAAGGGGGAGAAGGAGtgactgtgcctcagtttccctatatgtAAAGTGTTCAGAGTCCTTCCCTTTCTGGCAACAGGTTTGGGAGACAATGAAGCGAAGGTCTGTAAAGTGCTTGAGTTCCAATGCTGTCCCAGAGCAGAGCGCCGTTATTGTGTCTGTCTTTATCATGCAATCCTGCTGCTTTGCCTCTACCTGCATGTGACGCTACGGGCCACATTCTACCTTGGATTGCTGTGCAAGACTCCCACGGGCCCCAGCCAGGGAACACAGCAAGGAGCAGTGAAGGGCTTGAGTTATCCAAGGGCTAATTCAGCTGGGCTAGTAGGAAAAGGAACCTCGTACAAGGCAGGGAAAGTGGTTGCCAGTCAGAGGTCATTAGGTGGCgtctgtgt contains:
- the LOC128825290 gene encoding carboxyl-terminal PDZ ligand of neuronal nitric oxide synthase protein-like isoform X1 — translated: MPVKNRYNLVDDGCDSRVPLHNEDAFQHGIHFQAKYIGSLDVPRPNSRVEIVAAMRRIRYEFKAKNIKKKKVSIIVSVDGVKVILRKKQKRKEWTWDESKMLVMHDPVYRIFYVSHDSQDLKIFSYIARDGANNSFRCNVFKSKKKSQAMRVVRTVGQAFEVCHKLSLQHALQNADGQADGASDKSVEEQPLEVHQQGGAKIVDVDEADVDSDGIVLSDRGTEELPSPMGELGILKSGQILTDKSCQDAENCSIYPSVSQQLLSASSPSSSASATPLASQHCLQLLQHQLLQQQQQTQVAVAQVQLLKDQLAAETAARIEAQARVRQLLLTNRDLLQHVSLLVKQLKELEIKVQHRQPVDRSLQNLSLAQSLSLNLKNHYSLEINLPSTSTPASVLGSPLAPGSLALLSTSASYLNLLSLEKGGRDPVATDGDERLVVLEGQDGLYRRVEGSEVSDQALLNGGGRQKAGDPSSRAEDERSQQPIPKLNPPPPILRKRSSKTSPSLEVEPKPENAAPTTLPSPNASSLTNVTTRSLTSTEFESDARTPAPGTELFPNQGARPAWGENSHATPMSGTYRPSEGAPAPGEMASKNPARHPAGTACTMDSTLPFSSAGTETCLHISFSEDELLENEVDEARGLSRVPA
- the LOC128825290 gene encoding carboxyl-terminal PDZ ligand of neuronal nitric oxide synthase protein-like isoform X2, which translates into the protein MLVMHDPVYRIFYVSHDSQDLKIFSYIARDGANNSFRCNVFKSKKKSQAMRVVRTVGQAFEVCHKLSLQHALQNADGQADGASDKSVEEQPLEVHQQGGAKIVDVDEADVDSDGIVLSDRGTEELPSPMGELGILKSGQILTDKSCQDAENCSIYPSVSQQLLSASSPSSSASATPLASQHCLQLLQHQLLQQQQQTQVAVAQVQLLKDQLAAETAARIEAQARVRQLLLTNRDLLQHVSLLVKQLKELEIKVQHRQPVDRSLQNLSLAQSLSLNLKNHYSLEINLPSTSTPASVLGSPLAPGSLALLSTSASYLNLLSLEKGGRDPVATDGDERLVVLEGQDGLYRRVEGSEVSDQALLNGGGRQKAGDPSSRAEDERSQQPIPKLNPPPPILRKRSSKTSPSLEVEPKPENAAPTTLPSPNASSLTNVTTRSLTSTEFESDARTPAPGTELFPNQGARPAWGENSHATPMSGTYRPSEGAPAPGEMASKNPARHPAGTACTMDSTLPFSSAGTETCLHISFSEDELLENEVDEARGLSRVPA